In Phycisphaerae bacterium RAS1, the genomic window ACCTGGTCCTGGCCGAGCCGCCCGACGCATGATCACGCTGCAGCGGCTCGAGGAGTATTCGCCGACGCCGGCCGGGGCTGTGGTCAGCATCGGCAATTTTGACGGCGTACATCGCGGGCATGCGGCGATTCTCTTGCAGGCGCGGGTGCGGGCGGCGGAGCTGAGGGCGCGGCAAGTCGTCATCACGTTCGAGCCGCACCCGATGGCCGTGCTGGCGCCGCAGCGGGCCCCGGCGCGGCTCACGCGCCTCGAAGACAAGCTGCGGCTGTTGGCGGAAGCGGGCGTGGACGCCTGTATCGTCCTGAAAGCGGACGCCGCGCTGCTTTCTCTCGAAGCCGAGGCGTTTCTGGACCTGGTCGTGACGAATCTGCGCCCGCGGGCGTTTGTGGAGGGGCCGGACTTCAACTTCGGCCGGGGGCGCGGCGGCTCGGTCGAGACACTCCGTGCAGCCGGCGACCGGTTGGGTTTCGCGGTCACGGTTGTGGCTGCGCTGCATTGCGACGAGCTGCCGGGCCGGCCGACGATCAGCAGCAGCAGCATTCGCACCGCGCTGGCGGAGGGCCGCGTCGCGGACGCACGGCGAATGCTGGGCCGGCCGCACCGCGTCACGGGTCGCGTGGGTCATGGCCAGAACCGCGGGGCGGCACTGGGCTTTCCAACGGCGAACCTGGTGGATGTGGAACAGGTTCTGCCGGGACATGCCGTCTATGCCGCCGTGGCGGAGCTGCCCGACGGGCGGCGCTTCGCGGCGGCGGTCAACGTCGGGCCGCAGCCGACGTTCGGGCAGGACGTGAGCCGGGTGGAAGCGCATTTGATCGGGTTTTCGGGCGGCCTGCGCGGCGCGAGCGTCGGCCTGGGATTTGTCGAGCGCATTCGGGGGCAGCAGAAGTTCGGGTCGATCGATGCGCTTGCCGCGCAGATTCGCGAAGACGTGCGGCAGATTGCGCGCGTGGTTGAGTTGTAGCGTCGGCCCTCGGTGGCCGACGGCGGTTTTCGCGCGGTCTTTGCGAATCGTCGGCCACAGAGGGCCGACGCGACGGGTCCTTTCAGCGAGCGGCTAACCGTCGCCGCGCGGGGCGGCGCCGCCAGCGTTGGATGTCTCTTTGTCGGCGGCCTTCGACTTCTCGACGGGTTGTTGAGCGGCCGCCTCCTGGCGCTGCTTGCGGGTGGGCAGGGTGTCGAGCTTTTCCTTCAGCTTCGTGAATCGCCGCTCGATCGGCTCCTTGAGCTTCTGCACCTTGGCGGCCAGTTGTGATTTTTCGGCGCTGTCCTTGGCCGCGGCCAGCGACGACTCGGCCTTCTTCAAATCGTCGGCCTTCGTCGCCAGGTAGCGGTCGCGGTCTTCCTGCGCCAGGCGCAGGAATCCGTTCGCGCTGTTCCGCTGTTCCTCGTTGAGTTGATAGCGCTTCACGAATTCGTCCACGTACGTCTGCCAGGCGTCTTTCGGCTGGGCCTTTGAGTCCGGACGCTTTCCGGCGTCCGCTTTGGCCAGCTCGCCGGTCGCTGGCGAAGCACCCCCAGCCGCGGGGGGCGCATTGGACGGTTGAACTGTCGGCTCCGGTCTCGTTCGCTTCCGCCCGGTGGCGTCGGTGTAGGCGTCGTCGGCATCCGTATTCAGCTTGGTCTGCTGGGCCCGGCGGTATTTGTGATAATTCGGCGAATTCCGCCAGTCCTGCTCCCAGTCGTAGCCGCCGTCAGACCAGGTCTGCACCTTGTTGTTCGCGAATCTCACGGCGACGTTGAACACCGCCAGGTTGCCGTCCAGCGTGACCTGCTGCTCGTCAGTCAGCACGTCGCGCATGTCGACCGAGAGCTTGTCCACTACTCCCGCGAAGTCATTGATGAACGGCTGCGCCCGCGCCGCCCACTCCGCCATGACCTCCGCCGAGGGCGGCTCACGACCGATCGTGGTTTCCAGGTACTCGTTCGTCAGCTTGCGCAATTCGCCCTGGTTCTGGTCAAGCCAGGCGGGCAGGCGCTCTTTGAGCATGTTCTCGACGGTCAGCGCCTGCTCGGCGTCGAACTGGTAGTCGTCCTTCATGCGGTCGACCACCATCTCGATCCAGCCGCTGATCATCTTCTTCGTGGGCCAGAATCCCTCGGCCGCGCCGTCGCTTTGGGCCGACGCAGGCGGGACGGCCACGCACGAAAACAACACGAGCAGAGCAACGGAGCGTAGCATCCGGCTGCGCATGACTGAGCCTCTCCACTGTGGCGCGGGCCGCCCGATCGCTCGAAAGGGAACCGCCGGCCGCGCCCGTGCGCATGATGATGGTACACAAACAGCACCGGCCGGCTACATCGTGTCCGACGGATTCCGACAGCGGGCAACCCGAGCGCGACCGGGAGACCAGCCTCTGGCCGGTCTTTGCGCTCCGCAGCGAAAACCACAGACCGGCCAGAGGCCTGCCCCCCGATTGCCCCGCTAATGACGCACTCGGGTGCATTAGGTCGCGATCCGTCCGAACCCGCCGCGCCAAGCGGCGGGCTGACGTCCGCGGCCTATGGGGCGCCGATCGGTGCCGATCGTCAACCCGCTGCTTGGCGCGGCGGGTTCGGAAAGACGTCTCCGATCGCAACCTCCATGGGAGACGCCCGACCCACCGCCCGGTGACCGCCGCGGCTTGACACGCCGACGCCGCGGCTGTGGACTGCCGTCATGCAGCGTTCCACGGGAACTTCGAAGCTCTTCGTCGATGAAGCCGTCATTCACGTCGCCGGCGGGCGCGGCGGCGACGGGTGCGTCTCCTTTCGCCGGGAGAAATTCATCCCCAGGGGCGGCCCGGACGGCGGCGACGGCGGGCGCGGCGGCTCCGTGTACCTCGAAGCCCACGGGGGCATCAACACGCTGCTCGACCTCACCGGCCGGCATCACTACCACGCCGAAAGCGGCAGGCCCGGCATGGGCGCCAATTGCCACGGCCGCAACGGCGAGGACCTGGTCGTGCCCGTGCCGGTCGGGACGCTCATTTACGACGCCGACACGGGCGCCCTGCTTAAGGACCTGGTCGAGGACATGCAACGCGTCCGCGTCGGCGCGGGCGGACGCGGCGGACGCGGCAACGCCCGGTTCGCCACCTCCGTCAACCAGGCGCCGCGATACTTCACCCCCGGAAGGGAAGGCAAGCAGCGGCTGCTGCGGCTGGAACTGAAGCTGATTGCGGATGTCGGCCTGGTCGGACTGCCAAACGCGGGCAAGAGCACGCTGCTATCGCGACTGACCAACGCGCGGCCGAAGATCGCGGCGTATCCTTTCACGACCAAAGAGCCGTATCTGGGAATCCTGGAACTGCCGGGCTTTCGCCGGATCGTGATCGCGGACTTGCCGGGGCTGATCGAGGGGGCCCACCGCGGCGTCGGGCTGGGCGACGCGTTCCTGAAGCACATTGAGCGAACGCGTGTGATCGTCCACCTGATCGACCTGCACCCGCCCGAGGGCGGGCCGACGCCGGTGGAGGCCTATCACATCATCCGTCGCGAGCTGGAGAGCTACAGCGCCGAACTGGGCCGGCGGCGAGAGCTGATCGTGGCCAACAAGCTGGACTTGTCCGATTCCGACGCGGCCCTGTGCGATCTGAGAGAAGCTCTGGGCGCGAACCTGCTCGGGATTTCCGGCGTCAGCGGCGCCGGGCTGCGGGAGCTGGGCGAGAGCATCTGGTCGATTGTGGATGAAGTGCGAAAAACGGAGCCTCCGCCCCCGTCGCACGTGATTGACCTGGACAGCGGCGACGAAACGGAGCAAGCGGCCGAGCCGGAGGACATTCGGATCGTTGAAGCCCCGGACGATGAAGACGATGTGAGCCGGTGACGGCTGGGCGTGCGGCGGGGTGACGATCGTTCGCGATCGGCGCCTCACAGGCCGCGGAGGTCACCCCGCCGCTTGGCGCGGCGGGTTCGGACGGATCGCCACCCGAAACGGGATGCACCCTGGGTTCTTGGGTTCTTTCGACAAGGCTTGACGAACCACGTCATTGCGCGGGAAACTTCAACGAGTCCGCGTGGAATCGAACGAACCCGGATAGGCGCCGGGCGATCGTCCGGTCGCGGCGGGCGTTTAGCTCAGTTGGCTAGAGCGCTTCCTTCACACGGAAGAGGTCACTGGTTCGAGTCCAGTAACGCCCATGCCCTTATTTTGCAAGGGCTTACGAGCGATACCAAGCACTTCTAAACCCCCTAGATTTTCAACGTTATCGGTTTCGGAGTAGTCGCCCGTGGCATCGCTCGGGCGCGCTTGTGTTGCCGGATTTGTTGCCGGATTTGCTGCCGCCCGTTCGGACTGGTTTTTCGGGCCGGCGACGCCCGCCGCAAGGTCGAAGTGAACGTCGCGGGTTTGCAGGTAGTGCGTCGCCGCAATCAACGGGGAATGCCCGAGCCAGCCGGCCACGACGTGCGCGGGGAAACGCTCCACCCAGTCCGTGGCGCAGCTCGCCCGCATGTTGTGAAACGCCCGCGGGTAGGGCTTCACGCCCGCGCGGGCGATGAACTTCCCGAACGTCGTGCGTAGATTCATCGACGGATCGCGGAGCCGCGGCACGACCGCCTCTACTCCGACTTCGGCCGCATCGAACAAGTCTTGCAGGATCGCCCGAAGCTCGGGGACGATCGGCACGACGCGAACCGCGTGGGCTTCGCCGTGCCCGGCCGTCTTGGGCGAGCGGACCATCAACCGGCCGCGGTCCCAATTCACGTCGCCCCAGCGCAGCAGCGTGATTTCGCTCGGGCATCGCAGCCCGGCATAGCGACTCAGCGCCACGATCGCCCGCCATTCGTCGTCGGGGCACGCGGCCAAAATCGCCCGCGCGTCGTCGGCCGAAACGTAGTGCGCCCGGTCGGGGTTCGCTTGCGAGCCGGCTTTCAGGTCCGCGAACGTATTGGACGGGATCAGCCCCCAGCGGACGGCCTTGCGGAAAATCGCCTTGGCAACGTGCGTGCGTTTCGCTCGCGTCGCCGGAGCCAGGGCAGCGCCGCCGGCCTTGCGCCCCGGCCCGCCCCTGCGACGTTCGGCTTTTCCGCCGGCGTCGCCCCGTTCGCGCCCGAGCGCTCTTCCGCTCGCGTCGGCCTTTCCGCTTGGCGTGCCCACGTCCACGTCGCCGCCTGCGCCCGGCGTCGGCTCGGCCAGCGCCTTTTGCCAATTGTCGGCGTCGGCCGGCGTCACACTCGATAGCGGCCTATCCGCCCCCAGAAACGCCCGCAGCGAAAACGTCGTTTGCAGGTACGCCGCGTGCGTGGACGGCTTCACGATGGCCGTATTCACGAACCGGTCCAGCAGCATCCCGACGGTCACAACGTCCGCCGACTTCCGCGGCTCCGCCAGCCCGAACCGAGCGACGCGGGCGTGTAGCCGATCGTCGATGTTTTCGAGCCAGCGAATGCCGTCCGGGTGAAGCGTGGAGCCGACGCGATGGGCTTCAAGCACGCGCTCGAATCCGGCCAGGGCGCTTTGCGCCGCCCGCTCGGAACACTTGCCGAGCCGTAAACTTTGCTGCTTGCCGGCCGCGTCTCGAAACACGATCCGCTTCAGCTCGCCGCGCGTGCCTTCGCATCCGATGCTTGCCATTGCCTACCGTCCCTTCCGAATTTTTGCGGCCTTCGCCGTGGTCGCTTTCGTCGCTGACTTCGTGCGGACAAGCTCGCATCGGAGGCCCAGCGCGAGACAAATCCGGTCCGCCGTGTCGAGCGTCACGCTGCGCACGCCGCGCATGAATCGGCCTATCTGCGCCTTGTCCGTGCCGGAAGCCGCGGCAATCGCGACCCACGACCGGCCGTCCGCGTCAATCGCCTCTTGAAGTGCCGTCGTCGTCGTTTTCATACCGGAAGGATAACACGAATCCGCGTGTTGTCAAGTATCTACTGTGTCGCTGGACGCATTCTGCCGCTTCCGGCACTCTCGCCGCCTTTCCCTTGCTCGCTCTTGTCGTCGGGCAGGGGTTCGGCGGGCAGGTGGGCTGCCGTCGCCCCTGCGCCCGACTTCCGTTTCATCTTGCTTCGTGTCTTGCGCATCTCGGGCGCGCCCCTATAAGGGGCGCGCGCCCGAGTTGCGCGCGCTTCCGAAGTTGCAACTCGGGCGCTCGGGCGCTTGCGCCCGAGTTCCGCGCCCGAGTTCGCATCGTCGGTGTCCGCAGGTGCGGGCGGAAGCGGCGGCGGGGTGGTGCGATAGAAGATTTGACGGTCGCGCTTCTCTTTGTAGATTGTTTCGGCCTCGATACCTTCGGCAATCAGCGCGCGAATCTCGCGATGCGGGACGCCAGCGCTGTTCGCGGCAGCAGTGAGCCGATCGCGGTGTACCCCGTCGGCAGCGACGAATCGCCGGACGAATTCGGTCAACCCGATGCCGGCTTCCTTCGACTTCGCCGGTTTCAGCCCGGCCAGTTTGCTCGGATCGGCGTCGCTCGCAAGTTCCCACGTCGGATAGGACCAGCGCAGACAGAACGGCTCCAGGGGCGCAAAGCTGCGAATCACGGCATCGACAACGGCCACGTCGGGCGATTCGTGCGGCCGCAAGATTAC contains:
- the obg gene encoding GTPase Obg — protein: MQRSTGTSKLFVDEAVIHVAGGRGGDGCVSFRREKFIPRGGPDGGDGGRGGSVYLEAHGGINTLLDLTGRHHYHAESGRPGMGANCHGRNGEDLVVPVPVGTLIYDADTGALLKDLVEDMQRVRVGAGGRGGRGNARFATSVNQAPRYFTPGREGKQRLLRLELKLIADVGLVGLPNAGKSTLLSRLTNARPKIAAYPFTTKEPYLGILELPGFRRIVIADLPGLIEGAHRGVGLGDAFLKHIERTRVIVHLIDLHPPEGGPTPVEAYHIIRRELESYSAELGRRRELIVANKLDLSDSDAALCDLREALGANLLGISGVSGAGLRELGESIWSIVDEVRKTEPPPPSHVIDLDSGDETEQAAEPEDIRIVEAPDDEDDVSR
- the ribF gene encoding Riboflavin kinase, coding for MITLQRLEEYSPTPAGAVVSIGNFDGVHRGHAAILLQARVRAAELRARQVVITFEPHPMAVLAPQRAPARLTRLEDKLRLLAEAGVDACIVLKADAALLSLEAEAFLDLVVTNLRPRAFVEGPDFNFGRGRGGSVETLRAAGDRLGFAVTVVAALHCDELPGRPTISSSSIRTALAEGRVADARRMLGRPHRVTGRVGHGQNRGAALGFPTANLVDVEQVLPGHAVYAAVAELPDGRRFAAAVNVGPQPTFGQDVSRVEAHLIGFSGGLRGASVGLGFVERIRGQQKFGSIDALAAQIREDVRQIARVVEL